DNA from Candidatus Binatia bacterium:
GACCCCTACCCGTCGTTCGTCTTCGGCGCTTCCGGGTGGACGGAGACGTGATCGAGCTGGAAGCCTGGCGGTGTGGAGACCGCCGCGACGACCGCGTGCGCCACGTTCTCGGGCTGCATGAATCCATCGTGACGGATCAGGCCCAACTGCTGCCAACGCGCCCCAATCATCATCGACTCGGCGTCCCAATCGCCCGCCCAGCCGGTACCAACGGTGTTTCCGACCCGAACGATCGTCGACCGGATCCCGGTGCCCTCGAGTTCCAAGGAGATCGACCGCGCCGCCTGCTCGAGCCCGGCCTTGCTCGCCGCGTACGGCGAGTGGAACGGCCACGGAACACCCGCCGTCGTCGACGAGATGAAGATCACGTGCCCGCGGGCCTTGCGCTCGAGCATGTCGATCACACCACGGCGTGAGAACAGGAGTGCGCCGATGAGCCCGGTATCGATCTCCGACCGGATTTCGTCAGCCGAGAGCTCGTAGAAGGCCCCAGGTCGCGCGTGGGCCGCACAGTTCACGACGGTATCGATCGGCCCAAGGGCCGCGCGGGCCGCGTCGTAGAACCCGTCGATCGAAGCCGCATCCGTCACATCCAAGCGACCGCCGAAGAGCTTGGGGGACGCGCCCCCCAGCGAGCGGGCGGTCTCGTTCACCCGCTCCTCGCGCCGTGCGCCGAATGCGACCTTCCACCCCTTGGCAAGAAAGGCCTCGACGATGGCGCGGCCGATGCCGGACGAGCCTCCGCTCACGACCGCGGTGCGCGGCGGACTACTCTCTTGGGTCGACTCGGGCATGATCCTCTTCCTCCGCCGCAAGGCTCGCATACCTCCCGCGAGTGACCAACCCAGCGGCTATCGCCGAAGCCGCTCGGCGAGCCAGAGACGCCCTATCGTGTAGAGGATCGAGCCGCCGGCACGGGCCACACCCGCCGCAGTCCCCGAAATCTTGCTAAGACCGTGGGCGCGCGCGCGGTACGGCACTTCGACCTCCTGAACGCCCAGCCCTTCTTGCAAAGCCCGCACCTGCATCTCGACGGTCCATCCGAAGCGGCGGTCCGCCATGTCGAGTTGCTCGAGAGAGCTCCGCCGAATCGCCCGGAAGGGCCCGAGATCCGTGTACGCGTGCGACCACAGTAGTCGGATCAGCCAGGTCGCAAGACGGTTTCCGAACGCCTGCGGCGGTGTCATCGCGCCGCGCGCGCGTAGTTCCGGCGGGCGGCATCCGATCACGAGATCGGCCTCCCCGGCCTGGATGGGTGCTACGAGGCGGGGGAGCTGTTCAGGGTCGTCGGCGAGGTCCGCGTCGAGGAAGACCACGATTTCGATGTCGGCTCGCAGAGCGCCGAGGGCCGCGACGCACGCGGCGCCGTACCCGAGCTGCTCCTCTCGGACGACGTCCGCACCGAGCCCTCGCGCGACGGTGCCCGTCCCATCGGACG
Protein-coding regions in this window:
- a CDS encoding SDR family NAD(P)-dependent oxidoreductase, producing the protein MPESTQESSPPRTAVVSGGSSGIGRAIVEAFLAKGWKVAFGARREERVNETARSLGGASPKLFGGRLDVTDAASIDGFYDAARAALGPIDTVVNCAAHARPGAFYELSADEIRSEIDTGLIGALLFSRRGVIDMLERKARGHVIFISSTTAGVPWPFHSPYAASKAGLEQAARSISLELEGTGIRSTIVRVGNTVGTGWAGDWDAESMMIGARWQQLGLIRHDGFMQPENVAHAVVAAVSTPPGFQLDHVSVHPEAPKTNDG
- a CDS encoding glycosyltransferase family 2 protein, coding for MTVQPNIAANPAEEPSSLRRVGVVVPARDEADGLALLIPALAGFGLGQLVIADNASSDGTGTVARGLGADVVREEQLGYGAACVAALGALRADIEIVVFLDADLADDPEQLPRLVAPIQAGEADLVIGCRPPELRARGAMTPPQAFGNRLATWLIRLLWSHAYTDLGPFRAIRRSSLEQLDMADRRFGWTVEMQVRALQEGLGVQEVEVPYRARAHGLSKISGTAAGVARAGGSILYTIGRLWLAERLRR